In Branchiostoma floridae strain S238N-H82 unplaced genomic scaffold, Bfl_VNyyK Sc7u5tJ_1514, whole genome shotgun sequence, the following proteins share a genomic window:
- the LOC118407979 gene encoding INO80 complex subunit C-like, whose amino-acid sequence MERTLPWKPEDPTYSSLDGPPSFKPAKKYSDLSGLPASYTDPHTKIRYANTDEFSRIRMLPSDIVTGYLALRRANTPVP is encoded by the exons ATGGAGAGGACTTTACCATGGAAACCAGAGGACCCTACAT ACAGCAGTTTGGATGGACCTCCTTCCTTCAAACCAGCAAAAAAGTACTCAGATTTATCAGGCCTGCCA GCCTCCTACACAGATCCTCACACCAAGATCAGAtatgccaacacagatgagttcTCCAGGATAAGGATGCTACCATCAGATATTGTGACTGGATACTTGGCTCTGAGAAGAGCAAATACACCTGTGCCATAG
- the LOC118407976 gene encoding uncharacterized protein LOC118407976, translated as MITLRGQPVPSVDCAKGLGFYMDKNLTFDEQISAMISKASCRLNYLRLLTKQGTCVMDLIQIYLALTRPVLEYGHVILVGCSKEQELAIERVQRRALRIISLGGRRSVPDLPPLKVRREEAAVQLFERMLREDHPLHDMVPPTRTGATGLTLRNSRTISLPKARTKRLSKSFLHSAIRLYNKKVTQ; from the coding sequence ATGATCACACTTCGAGGCCAACCAGTCCCATCCGTTGACTGTGCCAAGGGACTAGGTTTCTACATGGACAAGAACCTCACCTTCGACGAACAGATCTCTGCAATGATCAGTAAAGCATCGTGCAGACTGAATTATTTGCGTCTGTTGACGAAGCAAGGTACCTGTGTAATGGACCTAATACAGATATACCTGGCACTTACACGTCCAGTACTTGAGTATGGCCATGTGATACTGGTCGGGTGCAGTAAGGAGCAGGAACTGGCCATCGAGAGGGTACAGCGCCGGGCCCTGCGCATCATCTCCCTAGGAGGAAGGCGCAGTGTGCCCGACTTGCCCCCACTCAAAGTCAGACGGGAGGAGGCAGCGGTACAGCTGTTTGAACGCATGCTCAGGGAAGACCACCCCCTGCATGACATGGTTCCACCCACAAGAACAGGGGCCACGGGACTCACACTTAGAAACTCTAGGACAATCAGTTTACCAAAAGCCCGTACTAAGAGACTCAGCAAGTCCTTCCTCCATAGCGCCATCCGTCTATACAACAAGAAGGTTACACAGTAG
- the LOC118407975 gene encoding L-dopachrome tautomerase-like, which produces VVRGTQETWGCENQAAIFSPWFVQGVPPVDGILSKECCPELVSPDGQNLGVCGQTASRGSCQDLTVPDIPHNPEYPFTNVDDRERWPNKFFNRTCVCEGNFWGYNCGECRYGWAGESCDQPAPPVLRKNIKNCTVEERRRFVDALDQAKRTVHPDYIRGKEHWLGLLGPNGTEPQVANVTIYNLFVWMHYYAVRDTLLGPGQPFKAIDFAHEGPAYNTWHRMHLLWLEREMQKMLGDETFALHYWDWAVGGTECDVCTDDMMGARHPLNPTALSTGSPFSRWQSVCMSLDDYNRLVTLCNGTDEGPIFRNPGGNVDRPAVRVLPRPEDVGRCLDLPEYDRFNWTRIAGGSFRNSLEGYSNPQGQYHPDIRSLHNLAHLFLNGTGGITHASANDPIFVLLHSYSDAIFDAWLRLQNSSSQTGYPEEGAPIDHNLNNTMVPFMPVIRNADVFQLSEDLGYAYDVLPQMVRSMRGQGLAEPSWRLPVEILGPAARTNVLTALQPLQPGGRDAVRARRQQLLHLHLKHPRQLQLFRTQLQLQQHPKLHL; this is translated from the exons GTGGTGCGAGGAACTCAGGAAACTTGGGGCTGTGAGAACCAGGCAGCCATTTTCTCCCCCTGGTTCGTGCAGGGTGTGCCGCCAGTAGACGGGATCTTGTCCAAAGAGTGCTGCCCGGAGTTGGTCTCTCCGGACGGTCAGAACCTCGGCGTGTGCGGACAGACCGCCAGCCGGGGCTCCTGTCAGGACCTGACCGTCCCCGACATCCCCCACAACCCGGAATATCCCTTCACCAACGTGGACGACCGAGAACGATGGCCCAACAAGTTCTTCAACCGGACCTGTGTGTGCGAGGGCAACTTCTGGGGCTACAACTGCGGCGAGTGTCGGTACGGCTGGGCGGGAGAGAGTTGTGACCAGCCGGCCCCGCCAGTCTTACGGAAGAACATTAAGAACTGTACGGTGGAGGAAAGACGGCGGTTCGTGGACGCCTTGGACCAGGCCAAGAGAACCGTCCATCCTGACTACATCAGAGGTAAGGAACACTGGCTCGGTTTGCTGGGACCAAACGGCACGGAGCCACAAGTG gcgAACGTGACGATCTATAACCTGTTTGTGTGGATGCACTACTACGCCGTGAGGGACACACTCCTGGGACCCGGGCAGCCGTTTAAGGCCATAGACTTCGCACATGAAG GTCCGGCCTACAACACCTGGCACCGGATGCACCTGCTGTGGCTGGAGCGGGAGATGCAGAAGATGTTGGGAGATGAGACCTTCGCGCTGCACTACTGGGACTGGGCGGTAGGAG GTACGGAGTGTGACGTGTGCACAGACGACATGATGGGAGCCCGCCACCCCCTGAACCCGACCGCCCTGAGTACCGGCTCGCCCTTCTCCCGCTGGCAGTCCGTCTGTATGAGTCTGGACGACTACAACCGGCTGGTGACGCTGTGTAACGGGACGGACGAGGGACCGATCTTCCGGAACCCCGGCGGGAACGTGGACCGTCCGGCCGTCAGGGTACTGCCTCGACCCGAAGACGTCG GTCGCTGTCTCGACCTTCCTGAGTACGACCGCTTCAACTGGACCAGAATCGCCGGGGGGAGTTTCAGGAACAGTCTGGAGGGGTACAGCAACCCACAGGGACAATACCACCCCGACATCCGCAGTCTGCACAACCTCGCACACCTGTTTCTCAACGGGACCGGGGGAATCACCCATGCGTCAGCTAACGACCCCATCTTTGTGCTTCTTCACTCTTACAG CGACGCCATCTTTGATGCCTGGTTGCGTCTGCAGAACAGCTCGTCGCAGACCGGCTACCCGGAGGAGGGCGCCCCTATCGACCACAACCTGAACAACACCATGGTGCCCTTCATGCCTGTGATTCGCAACGCTGATGTCTTCCAACTGTCTGAAGACTTGGGATATGCCTACGATGTCTTACCTCAAA TGGTCCGATCCATGAGAGGTCAGGGGTTAGCTGAACCATCATGGCGTCTCCCGGTGGAAATTCTCGGTCCCGCCGCCCGAACAAACGTCCTAACAGCCCTGCAGCCGCTACAGCCGGGGGGAAGAGACGCCGTCCGGGCACG CCGTCAGCAGCTGCTGCATCTGCACCTGAAGCACCCGAGGCAGCTACAGTTATTCAGAACCCAGCTGCAGCTACAGCAGCACCCGAAGCTACACCTGTGA